Part of the Nicotiana sylvestris chromosome 5, ASM39365v2, whole genome shotgun sequence genome is shown below.
ATTAGATAAGAAGGGATAGATGAAATCCTGCACTGATACAAGTGCTGATATGTACGTTGCTCGACAAAGCTTTGAGACAAGTATATAAGACTTTGAGGTAAAACTATAATAGCTATACGTAGTGAAACAGATCCAAGAAGTCTACATCTTAAACTAAACTCGTGCCCTACTCAATGccatttttaattatatatacgCCAATGAGATCAAAATGTAGATAACATTGCTCCCTCGAGCATTAATGTTTCCTAGTCTTCTTTTCTCATTATTTTTGGGGTAGGAATGGGATCTTAAGAATTTGAGTGAAGCAATAATAATTAGAGGGAATAATTAAGAATTGGAATAATTTAGGGATTTCAACTCCGACTCTCAAATAAATACTATTCTAAATAAATAAGGTGAAACAAAGAAAGAcatgaaattaaaattaaattggAAATCTCACATGAGGTGTATGAGTTACAACTAAAGGAAAGTGAAGCTTCTTGTATTGGAGGTAATGTGTGTTCATGTTGATGCATAACCTTGATAAGACTTGTTTTCATATGGAAATCAAATAATCACTTACTTGAGGTGACTTAACTATTAAAAATGGACTGTTTTATTAGAAAGAAAAGAATAATAAATGATGGCAACCAAATTGCAAAGAAAAAGGCGGTGAAAGCAGCCACTAATTAATACTTGCATTAGAGTAGACTATTTACGTCACACTTTTTGAATGCGGCCCGGCCCTTTTTCGAATTCTACGTCAGCACAGATACTTTGTGCATCAGACTGCCCTTATCCCTATTGTAGAGGCCGAGGGTAGGGGCGGATTTAGGGAGGCGGAAGGGGTACATCCGAACCCttttcgccgaaaaattacattgtatacttaaggcaaaatctgttttgtacctatatatattatgttttgaattcTCTTAACATAGCCTAAAAGCATAGTTCAATGATCAAGATAATTCGAAAACTTTGTGAGGTTACCGGTTCAATTCTCACTAATcccaattttctttcattttttcactttatttattttttgaatttttttgcgAAAATTCTTTCTCCGCCACTGGCCGAGGGTGGGCCCTATTGCAAGCCATGACCATAGCAATCATGAAGAGAAACTTTGCTTGGCTGGAAATAAAACCtccataaaaaatatatatatattagcctTCAAAAACACAAGGTCTTTTACTCTCACTCATCACCAGAACCATATATAGTAGGAGTACAATATCTGTCTCTTTCTCATCCCTACAGCTTTTTGCCATTTCTTCCctatttcttgctctctttctagcTTTTTATTCTAATTCCATTCTCTATATTCAGATTCTTTCCTCTTTAATCCAAAAAACCTATTGAACAATGAAGGTATATATGATTCTTCATTCATTTATCCTGTTTCATCACTTTCCTTTTTTACTTTTTCCACTTTAATTTCGGAATATTATTTCAGGAAATTAATATTCAACTTTTGCTTTATTTTGTCTGTCTTTGGATATCTGTATGAGTTGTTATTTGCTTTTTGCTAAGTACTGTTTATCTCTACTTTCTACAGTTTatgatctttttttttctttttttttttttgaaattttttatctGCAGAAATTTATTCTGAAATTAGATTTGGAAGATGATAGAGAAAAAAGGAAGGCCTTGAAAATTGTGGCTGCTCTTCCAGGTAATATTGGACTACGTACCCTTTTCTACATTTTTTACTTATTAAGATTAATGAGGTCAAATATATTAATGACAGTTAGTTTGTATTAATTTACACTAAcaggaaaaagaaggaaaaaaaaaaagagcaaatatTTAATATGTGTACGTTGATACTTGAATGACGCCACGTCAAATGGCTCCTTTATAATTACAAGCTGTCCTTCTCCAAACGTCAGCAACTCACCCTAAATAAAAGATTCAACTTGCGTATCTAAATAATTTAATAGtcaaagaatttaaaaaaaaaaaaaagtttgctTTTGAATAATCTATGAGATTTTTATTTATCTGCTGTTGTGTAAAAATGTGCTACTtaaagtgggcgtttggacataagaattgtaaaattccaaaaaaacaaaaagtgaaaatggtatttgaaatttaaagTTATGTTTGGAAATGAATAacattttgggttgtttttgaagttttgtaagtgatttgagtgaaaattttaaaaaaacagctttttggagttttttaaattttcgaaaaatttcaaaatgcatcttcaagtgaaaattaaaaatattattaacaaacgttgattttaaaaaaagtgaaaaatttcttatgtccaaacgggctcgaTCAGCCGCTGAGAAGTTTCAACTGTATAAGTTTTTAACCTAGAAAGGAGGATCGTTAATTCGTTGTAGTCATTCAAATTACATTGAATAATTAATAGGCGTTTGGACAGAAATTACaatttttcaacaaaaaaatAGTATTTGAAGTTATGTTTGAACATGCATTTCACTTGAAAAGTTTTGCAGTTTTGTGAGggaaaacaaatatttacttgAAAAAGtggttttcttttaaaaaaaaaaaaatccaaaaccaAACAATGTCTTGAAGATGAGTTTTGGAAAAAAAGAATTTCTGTTTTATGGACGAACGGGTCTTtagatatttgcatttttgttaccAAAAGTTAAAGGATAAACCTTAAGCTATAATTCTATAATTTTGGGTTTGTGAGTATCATAGCTTAGATGATTGTCACAATATTACCTTGATTTAGGTAGTAATCGTGTCACATCAATAGATATAAATTTGTAGCATGGTCAATATACTCCTACTTAATGAGCAAAAATGAACAATGTGAAGTAGGTTCATCCAAAAGTTCGTCTTGAATATATCATGACATTTCTAAAGTAAACGCGACAAAAAATGAGATTAACTCAGCCGAGATTTTGCAGGAATTGATGAAATTTCAATGGATATGAAAGGTAAAACATTAACCGTTATTGGAACAGTTGATCCAATTATTGTGGTGAGCAAATTGCGCAAATTTTGGGCAACAGAAATAATGTTAGTAGGTCCAAAAGAGGAaccaaaaaaagaagaacaaaaagaGGAAGGCAAGAAAGAGGAAGAAGCAACCAAAGAGGAAGCAAAGAAAGATGAGCCAAACAAGGAAGGAGAAgacaagaaagaagaaacaaaaaaggaAGGAGAAGAGAAGAAAGCAGAAGCAGTTGTAGGCATGGTAATGCCATATAGaccttattattattatcatcatcCTATGCACACATATAATTACCAAGTTCATCACAACATAGAAGAGAATCCTAATGCATGTGCTATATGTTAATTTATTTTTTACGAATCAGAGCGATAAAAGGATGAATCTTAGTTAATCGTGTGACAGCCAGGTCATTTCGAAAATATCCTGTCACGTTatgttatatattttaaattggTTGGGACACTTTGGGATTTTATAtgtatgtgtatgtgtatgtgtatgtatatgtatatgaatATCTATATTTTTGTGCTTCTCTTTAGTTGGTCTTGGTTTATACTATAGGTGTTTATCGGGCGGGCTGGGACGAGCTGGACACAAAAATGGTCAGCCCATTAGGGATACGGGCGGGTTGTTAGCGGGCTGAAGTTAATGGGCTGGTGGCGGGCTGGGGTTTTTCGGGTTCTATAGGGCCCGTACGGGTTCGGGCGGGTCGggctttcattttttttaatattatttttaactatcttatatttttcttttaacggtcagatttaatttaaaatacaaaataaaaaaattaggCGGTTTTGCGGGCTGCGGCCCGTTAAGAACCCGTTAAGGGCTTAACGGGTTGTGGCGGGTTCGGGTACCCGTTTGGCGAAAACTTAACGTTACTAGCCCGCCCCCCGTCTAACCCATCCCAACCCGCACACATATGCATAGTAACGGGCTGGACCGGGTTGAACCGGGTTGTTAGCGAGTCAGCCCGGCCCGATTAACACCTCTAGTTTATACTATTAATTTGAACCCAAGACTAGCTTTCATGAATATTAGAGGAGTTTTTGTGAATAAACAATGATCCCATATTTGTCTCTTCagaattaaatattaatattgtGTAGAGAGAATTCAAAAAGAACTTTGCtgccatttttttttttaattactaCACATAATTTCAGTGAGATGTTGTGCTTGTCACGAACCTCTATTCTTGCAGTAGAATGCAATTTTGATAGTAATATTATTCCATTTAAGGTGGATTTTATTATAGAGAAgctattgtaagcacgtgatttttgccctatgaaaaggaggtgtgacagttatgTAGCAGCTTGTTAATTTATTTATGTTTGTAATCCGATAGAGTAACTTGTGAACCAAACAACTCGTTAATGCATCAATGTCAGAGGATTGCTGGTTGTTCTTTGATGGTAAGCaaacttccaaccgagaggttgtgagttcgagtctccccaagagcaaggtgggaagttcttggagggaaggatgtcgggggtctattttggaaacagtctctctaccctagggtaggggtaagatctgcgtacacactaccctctccagaccccactaagtggaattatactgggttgttgttgttgttgttgttgttgttgttgttgttgttctttgatGTAACAGGTCACTTTGGGTGGTCTACCTTGGAACTAAAACCTAGCCGCAGAAAGAAATttcattcatttatttttatgttttcaaAATAATAAATTAAGCAAATAAAAAAGGTAAATTTCAACCGAAATGGAAAACCAGACAAATAGTAAAGCATATGGTATCTTGATTTTATTATGCTTTTATTGTTACCACATGCAAATTATTGTGTGATAATTCAAATTCGTACCGCGTAGGGAGAGAAAAATGCTTTCTGTCAGATTTTTTCCATTCTCAGAAATGATCTTACGTTTTTGCGGAGACCTGTGTTTTTGGTAAGTAGTGGTCACTACAAACCCTTTGTGAGGAGGTATCAAATCCGAGACATCtgattaaaaatttaaataatatttaaatgcAGGCATTATTTATAATATCCTAGAAATTTCCAAAATTGTAATCTGAATCAATAATAATGGAAGCCTTttttggcataatcacaaacGTGGGCGGCATTTGGCGACAAAGAGAAGCTGTCACCTTTTCCAGTTTCTTATAAGATCAAGAAAGTATGTAAAAAACTAtagtaattatttttaaaataaaatttttgtaCACTGAAGATATATTAAGGATTGAAAACGAAGAatcgaagaaaaaaaaacaatgaggATTGAACTCACACGTATTATACGTGTAATATATACTAATAGAATGTATGTCTTGAATCTTGATAGTAAATTGTTGCAATTGAAATCTCCAAATGGATCAAAATTTACTATAAATAATAGTATATAGAGTACCATATAGATTACGAAAATTTACTCTCTATAGGATCCATATAACTGGAACCAAACTCTAATTCTCTAACGGTAAATACTTATCCACACCGGGTGTTTACATCAAACTATATTAACtcattatggttaattaatttaattagatgaGAATGCACGTAATTTACCATGGTTAAATGTTTGAAGGTCATATGCAAGACACATGTCATATATTTATTGGTTTGGTGTAAACACCCGAAGCGAGTAAGTTTTTACATTCTCTAGGTTAACACTACTGTTTTCCTGTTTATTTCAATTAAAATTCGGAAAAAGGTGCAAATTTAACGCTGAAATATTCAATTTTGTCTTATATTTGTCCTTTATTTATCTTTTACATTTGTCCTTCCTTTAACGCTCCATAGGATGAAATGAATCATGACTAatgatgacaaaataaaaaacaataataattTTCCATCTATCCACTAAAAATTAATTGGATAATGAATTTTTAAAAATGGATCAAATATGGTTAAGATCCATATTATTCACTTAACCAATGAATAACCAATGTGTTTAACTTTTGCATTGCAAAAATTCAAATTGGGAGTTCCTAAAATTTGGGAGATTAAGGATTCTCCCTGAAGTGATCATATTCCCGAAGCCGAAGATAATATGAATATTCATATTATCTGCTGGCTAACCCATTTTCTAgccatattaaatataaatagGGTCAAATATATCCGACCCGCCAATTCACTTCACGTTGCTATTAAAAAATGAAGTCACCAATTTTCGTGAATTTGGAAAACTTTATGGGATCAATAATTAGTGACCAAAAGCTTAGCTACTACTTaatcaattattttttaaaaatattagttTTGGTACGTTATGCAAAGCGAGACAATTTATTGAAATGTTCCAGAGTTAACAATGAGAGATTAAAATTAAGAAAATCGTCCATGCACGTTTTGCTTCTTAATTATTTGACTTGTACGTTTTAGGTTTTGGGTGAGATTTTTACATGGTTGCtccctttttaaaaattattttaataaataatagtaatctttgtttattttaaaatTGACACATTTTTTTAATACTTTTTAGCACTTTCACTTTAGTAACTCATTAACTAAGGGATCCTTTTACATCAATACACTTTTATTACATTTCCTTTTCCCTATCTCTTTCATAATTTTTTCTTCTCTTCCATAAATAACACTTACCCAAATATATTAAAGAATCTGAAAAAAGAACATCTAAAAAATAATCCCCTCTTTTACGAGGTTGCACAATGggaattttagtttttttttctttaagttttaaGGTTTCTAATTGTCTGAACATTTAGATTTATAATCATGTATGAAGTAATAAATTTAGTAAATATTTATGAATATGTAAccacatattttttatttaataattttatattCTATTACATTTGAATATAATAGTTACAGATTCATCGTATTTTTTTAGaataaatttaaaaatttatggtatttttttaatataaatttgtcataataaatttaaaaatcttttatgCCATGATTTTCTCGACCTTTTCACTAGTTTCTCTCCCTCCCACAAAATTCAATCAATAAATAAAATGAAAGGCTTTAAACATAAAGCATTCATGAGTcatttttatactttatatataatagtaatattatataatatataaataattacaatgTGCTCTAAATATATAATATTTACACAATAAatatgtgatatattttatattataaAATTTAATATTCTAAATATATGTCGTATATAATTATCATATTGAGAAAACAAATTATATACTATGTATATCCAAAAGATaataaattacattttttggcgttttacaatcataaaactgaaattctgcccgattcccatattttcatgtgctatagcccacgccttccgccgtgagCCTAGGCCCCCGAactcggatcgcctaatattttttcgaGATATCAattacgacctaaggaaccatagtcaccaccccgccatgaccaaattatatttccCAAATTACATCGTGGGCCCAAGCCCCTAGACTcagatcgcctaatatttttctgggacatcaaatacgatctaaggaaccatagtcaccgcctcatcatgaccaaattacattttttggcgttttacggccataaaattggaataccgcctgattcccatattttagtttgctatagcccacgcctttcgcCGTGAGCCCGGACTTCCGGAcctgaatcgcctaatatttttcagGGATATcaaaatacgacctaaggaacataGTCACTGTCCCATCATgactaaattatttttttttggcattttatggccataaaagtAAAATTCCGCTCAattcctatattttcgtgtgcatagcccacaccttccgcggtgggcccgggcccccgaaccgaatcgcctaaaaaattttcggAACATCAAATAGGGCcaaaggaaccatagtcaccgcctttccatgaccaaataatattttttggtgttttacggCCATAATATTGGAATTTCGCATGGTTCCCATATTTACGTGTGTTATAGCCCAAGCCTTCCGCCGTGGACCCTGGCCCCCGGAACTGGATCATCTAAAATTATTcaaggacatcaaatacgacctaaggaaccatagtacCGCACcgtcatgaccaaattacattttttgacgTTTTACGGCCACAAAACTAGAATTCCGTCCCATTTCCATATTTTCGTGTGATATATCCCACGCCTTCTACCGTGGGCTCGGTCCcctggacccggatcgcctaatatttttttgggacatcaaatataacctaaggaaccatagtcaccgccccgccatgaccaaatgacatttttggcattttagggccattaAACTgcaattccgcccgattcccatattttcgtgtgatATAACCCACGCCATCCATTGTGGGCCCGAatcccggacccgaatcgcctaatatttttcagggacatcaaatacgacctaaggaaccatagtcaccacccctccatgaccaaattacatttttggcattttacgaccataaaaccggaattccgcccgattcccatattttgatgtgctatagcccatgccttccgtagTATGCTAGGGCCCCGGGCCCGGATCGCCTAATAATAttttgggacatcaaatacgacctaaggaaccattgtcactgccccgccatgaccaaattacattttttggcgttttgCGACCATAAAATTATAATTCCgtctgattcccatattttcgtgttctatagcccacgccttccgccgtgggcccggaccCCCTGACCtagatcgcctaatatttttttgggatatcaaatacaacctaaggaaccatagtcaccgccccatcattaccaaattacatttttagcGTTTTACGGCCATACAATGGAATTCCACcagattctcatattttcatgtgctatagtccacgccttctgccgtgggcctgggccccggacccggatcgcctaaaaaattttgggacatcaaatacgacctaaggaaccatagtcaccgcccttccatgaccaaattttattttttggcattttacggccataaaactggaattccgcctgattctcatattttcggctgctatagctcacgccttctgCCGTGAGCCCTGCCCCttacccggatcgcctaaaatttttcggGACATTAAATAcgacctaagtaaccatattcaccgccccgcatgaccaaattatatttttggcattttacggccataaaattgaactccgcccgattctcatattttcgtgtgctataactcacgccttccgccgtgggcccgggtccCCAGACACCAATCGCCTAATATCTTTTCGGAACATCAAATATAACCTAAGTAACCTTAGTCACTGTCCCGTCGTGACCAAATTAccttttttagcattttacgaccataaaactagaattttgtCTGATTCCAATATTTTCGTATGTTATAGTCCACGTCTTCCGTCGTGGGCCGGGGCCCCCTGACCcagatcgcctaatattttttcgggacatcaaatacgacctaaggaaccatagtcactgccccgccatgaccaaataatAATATActtattaaataaataaatattaatgTGTTACACAAATTATATAATATGTATAATTGGTAAACATTACAAAGATTACTTATTCATCGAAGTATGCACTATTATACAAGCATTCACATTTATACCACCAAATAAAACGTTATCATAATTGAAATAGAGAGAATGAACCAATAAAATCATAATTAATGACAATTTCATTATTAGATGGGAAACTGAAACCCTTTGGTTTTATATTTAAGGAAATGAGATGCGTGATTGTAGGTAATGGTTTAAAATtttctgctaggaacataattaTTTAGTTGCCTTGTAGGTAAAATGCCTATTGCTGCTACGTTTGTgaaattttttcttaaattttgtctatttatgttttttttactTGGTTGCTCCTATTCTCATAAATAATACTAGTAATCTTTGTTTATTCCAAAATTGGCACATTATTTTACTTTTTTAGACAAAAATTATGCCCTTCTATGCCCTTATTCTAAGACACAAATTATTTGGTGGGAGTCTTCCAATCATGGGCGGATTTAATTCGAACCCCTTCGTCGAAatattatattgtatatataagGTAAAATTTGTTTTATACCtttatatatattatgttttgaattcCTTTGACACAACTCATAAGTATAGCTTAGTGGTCGATTTTGAGGTTCAAAATCTTTGTAAGGTCATTGGTTCAATTTCCACTTGTTACAATTTTTTAacgtttttcttttttaaaacctTCTTAGCAGACGTCACTGCTTCGGATGGTTTATTTTCAACAGATAAGTATTGGAACTTTTTTTACAGAGCTAGAACATGAAATTGAACCGTCCTTTCCTATTTTTTGCAATAAGACTTTCCTGTTcggtcttttacttttttttatctatattcatactaagaagtattgaggagaggtgatcaggcaggatatgacgcgacttagggttactgaggacatgaccctaaacagggaattgtggagatcgagcattaaggttgtaggttagggaaattgtgatgtcttttttacagcgtactagagtgagactagccagttaggagttagtcttaagatgctattgatcaactactgatgatgggctttatctgttgtgtattaataccttacatctttcttgtatttcctatatctcttatattgttgttactttgtttttatggtatttatgttatgttatggatttaatggtattttatgttgttttattatgagtctattgatagtactaatatagtgtctcttgttgcctctttgaaccgagtagaggtaaggtctgcgtacatattaccctccccagaccccacttgtaggattacactgggttattgttattgttgttgttattcatACTATAGTCTTCCTTGCATGCATGAAGAATATTGTACGTCGGTAGATCGATATTTTACTATATATGTCATGCGATCTTTTGAACTGACACTAAGTAAAGGAGGTATGGTACAAGTTGAAGTTATATCCTAATTTTGGATATGAACTCAAATACCTAACAAAAAGTCACAAAGACTTTTCATTAGTGTAATTTTACAGCGAAGTGGTGTCGTCTACTACGTATCAAACTACTTGTACTATTCTAAATTTTCTTATAACTGTAGTGTTTCGACGCGTGTCTTAACTAATTTTACGGGATATCTGCTACTTACCATCAACACATATAATTTTATCCATCAAATCCTGAATAAATAGGAAAAAGTTGTCTTGTATTTTTACCTCCGCTGAAATTTGAACCCGAAACCTCATAATTGTAATTTCTAACTCTACTTAATTGATCACTAGGTTACCGCCTATTTGGCGACTTTTGCCTATTGGAATAAGAAAACTATAATTTAAAAGCTCATACTACTTTGAAACCAAGACTAACCTTTTGAGGGATATTAGCCTAACCAAATTAAAGACTATAAATATATCCCTCACGTTCCTCATTCTTATCCATGCAATACTGCAGAAAGCTAGCATTTATGTACACAGATTGATCATCTTTTTTTCCAGTTTATTGAAATAAACTAAACATATGAGTTCAGAGACTGGGAATTTCAACTCCGTAATTTTGTCAAAGCTAGCTACTAATGAAGAACATGGCGAAAATTCGCCATATTTTGATGGATgaaaagcatatatatatatatatatatatatatatatatatagtgtgtgtgtgtgtgtgtgtgtgtgtgtacatATACACACAAATAGTGGCGGATGCAGTGTGTTACCACCGGGTtcattgaacccataactttcgatgcggagtaaaaatttatacgtaaaaattcattaaatttgCGAAAATATTAGATATGAACCTATAACtataaaaatataatgggttcaatgctaAAACCCTAAAAATTGAACCCATAAAATTAAAGTTATATTCTGGATTCGCCTATGTATACACACGAGATTTGTCTTTCGAATCAATAAAGAATTATAACAACGATTAgactgttataaaataaagactataaagtaaagacaagtatagagagaaactgatgtacataatgaactgaaatctcttctatttatagaagaaaggaagctgctctgtaagctgctactacaagctgctgtgtaagctgctactataagctgctgtgtaagctgctactacaagctgttgtgtaagctgctacaagctgctgtgtaagttgttgttgtaccagatatggataatcttctactgagagcaatatttat
Proteins encoded:
- the LOC104218602 gene encoding heavy metal-associated isoprenylated plant protein 39-like, whose amino-acid sequence is MKKFILKLDLEDDREKRKALKIVAALPGIDEISMDMKGKTLTVIGTVDPIIVVSKLRKFWATEIMLVGPKEEPKKEEQKEEGKKEEEATKEEAKKDEPNKEGEDKKEETKKEGEEKKAEAVVGMVMPYRPYYYYHHPMHTYNYQVHHNIEENPNACAIC